A window from Littorina saxatilis isolate snail1 linkage group LG9, US_GU_Lsax_2.0, whole genome shotgun sequence encodes these proteins:
- the LOC138976080 gene encoding gastrula zinc finger protein XlCGF8.2DB-like — protein sequence MQIPDTQAAVSTYTDTWLKQEIQTPDTEAAVNTHGNTWLKQEIPTPETRAAVNTHSDVWLKQSVEVNAHDDMWLKQEIQTPGTRDGDTGFSEVGSYKQHVLTCTGEEKHVCTECGNRFTQAGSLNRHMLTHTGEKKHVCSECGNRFTLAGSLKKHMLTHTGEKPHACSQCIARFRQLGNLKQHMLTHTGEKPHACSQCIARFRQLGHLKQHMLTHTGERKHACTECDATFAVSSNLKQHLLRHTGERKYACSECGARFTRSGSLKKHMLSHTREQKHVCTECGNRFTQARSLKHHMLTHT from the coding sequence atgcAGATACCAGATACGCAAGCTGCAGTCAGTACTTACactgatacctggctgaaacaagaaatACAAACACCAGATACAGAAGCTGCCGTCAACACTCACGGtaatacctggctgaaacaggAGATACCGACACCGGAAACACGAGCTGCAGTCAACACGCACAGTGATGTGTGGCTGAAACAGAGTGTTGAAGTCAACGCTCATGATGATATGTGGCTGAAACAGGAGATTCAAACACCAGGAACAAGAGATGGTGATACTGGATTCTCAGAGGTTGGCTCTTATAAGCAACACGTGTTAACATGTACAGGAGAGGAGAAACATGTGTGCACAGAGTGTGGTAATAGATTCACACAGGCTGGATCTTTGAAcagacacatgttaacacatacaggagagaagaAACATGTGTGTTCAGAGTGTGGTAATAGATTCACGCTAGCTGGATCtttgaagaaacacatgttaacacatacaggagagaaaccACATGCATGTTCACAGTGTATTGCAAGGTTTAGGCAGTTAGgtaatttgaagcaacacatgttaacacatacaggagagaaaccACATGCATGTTCACAGTGTATTGCAAGGTTTAGGCAGTTAGgtcatttgaagcaacacatgttaacacatacaggagagagaaaacatgcgtgtacagagtgtgatgcaaCTTTCGCAGTGTCTAGTAATTTGAAGCAGCATTTGTTGAGACATACGGGAGAGAGAAAATATGCATGTTCAGAGTGTGGTGCAAGGTTCACACGGTCTGGATCATTGAAGAAGCACATGTTATCACATACAAGAGAACAGAAACATGTGTGTACGGAGTGTGGTAATAGATTCACACAGGCAAGATCTTTAAAGCACCATATGCTGACACATACATGA